aaatttcaggttataTTTGTTGCTTTGGCGTTCTGATCTTAATGTGTAATGAAGTATTTATTTAGTTATGTAAATAATTATTGCTGTCAAAGTTAAGTAGTAATCACAGTAACAGCACATTGAGCAAATACAAAAGTCACCAGATAGAAGATTGCTTACTTATAGAGTCAGTGAGGAAAAAGTCAAAATGCTTGTAAATGCAAAGTGGTTTTAACAGTAGTTTGTGCTCTCTGCACTTCTGCTTTGGTTACTAACTGTAACTTCTTTGGGCCTgtagaattcaaaattttttcagtTTGTGTCAAAGATGAGTCGTGGTGAAATCACTGTTGAGGACAATCAAATCAAACCAGCTACATTGTCTGCACCTGGGGATTGGGCAACTGAATATCAACAGCAATATAGTGGAGGCCAGACATGGGCTGATCAATTTGTGCATGAAGAGGCAAGTAAACATAGTTAGTCATCATGGACTTTGTGCATTTTATCTTTCTTGTGAAAAAGTTCATGAATCTGTTTTTTATTTGGTTCGAAGCTTCTCAATTGGTGCTATTCTTTACTCTCTTTACTCTAATTTTAATGCAttaaactttatttatttaggCGAGCAGTATATCAATTAAGTTTTGAATGCTGCTATCAATAAatgaatgattttttttttggttaataatGCTTTACTTTTTTCAGCTTTCTAAGGGACCTAATGGATGGGTGGATGAGTTTGCTTCAGAACGTGGGCATGTTGATGATGGGTGGGTGAATGAATTTTCTAAATTGCATGTCAACGACTGGGCAGAAGAGTTTGGGCGTCAGGTTGGTGAAGGAACATTTGGAGATAGTTCGGCTGATAACTGGGCTAGTGCTTACGATGAGTAAGTCCTCTTACTATCGAAATGAAATGTAAAAGCAAACCCTCTAAATAATTGATGTTCAAGTTGTAATAATTTTCTGTGTGCTGCTTCTTTCTGTTTTTTATGCAGCAAACACCATAGTTCTTTCTGTACTTGCATTGAACGTTTTCACTTTCTGTCTGTTGCTGTAATCTTATTCGAGTTTTGCTGTGTCATTAAAGAACCATTCTTGTTTACTTCTGACCTGTCATTCTCTCATTCTTTCTTTCCCCTGCAACATTGCAACATGTTGTGTTTCTTTTTATCTTTATTTCTTGCAGCCCTGTGATTTTAGTATTAAAGCAAGGCTAGTGGTGCTTCTTTGCTTTCTGCCCTTTTCTAGCTTTGTCTGTCATTTATTGGAGGTTTTTTGGTAACTTGAATAGGTTGGTATCTTTTGGTTTATTGAACTTTAAAAAACATGTTGCACTGATGCTTAGGTATTTGAATGAACAAACTGCTCTCAAGCAACAATCAGAATCATCACGGGGAGTGTATGTGTTTTCTGATTTAAATCCTTATGTTGGTCATCCTAATCCTTTGAAAGAAGGCCAGGAACTGTTCCGTAAGGGTCTTTTAAGTGAAGCAGTTCTTGCTTTGGAGGCTGAGGTTTTGAAAAATCCTGATAATGCTGAGGGTTGGAGGTTGCTGGGCATTGCCCATGCTGAAAATGATGATGATCAACAGGTTATAAATTGTTTCTTCTCTATTTTACTGGTTTCCTCTTTAATCTTTGCTTTGCTGCATTGTTAGTCTTATTAATTTGGTTTATTCAGTGTCTGGAAATGTTTGGAGCTATTGTTGATGTTTCCCAGTGTCTGAaacttctctttttttcttttaaaattttctgcTGCACGTGTATAATGATTAGTGCATTTTGGTTTGTGTGATATTCTTGGCTAATTTGGTTCTCAGCTCTTTCGGGATCTTTTAGTCATCAGTACGAAAAGTGAAGCTCGGATTAATTGTCATCAGCAAAAGCACTGTTTAAGAAGATTTTGCATTAGGTTCTGTTCTAGGCGATCTTTTATTCTTTATGGAACTCGTGGATGGTGCAATTAAACTACATTTTGGTTTTTCCTATCCATCTTAAACAGAAATTCATCTTTCTGTGCAGATTCTAAAGTTCATTCTTTTTGCTACTTTTGAACATCGAAAGTTTTCTATGGGCTTATACTCACCAGCTACTACTATTTCTTAAGctgacttttcaaaatttgttgaaaaaacTGAAACCAGTTCTTGGGATTAAATGTTCTGAAAAGCTAAAAGCTGTTTTCAAAAGTACCTTAAGAACTGCTTTTTAGAGttggcctttttctttttcagcttgaaATAAGCTAAATGCAGAAGGCAAAAGCCGAACACCTTGAAACAGCtttaacttgaaaaaaaaaaaaaaagagctatGATCAGGTAATTATACATGGACATGGTTGACAAGAATTCCATTGGCTCTTTAACGTACTTTCCTTTGCCAAGTTGCGTTTGGAAGGTCAAGTGACTGCTTCGGAGTTTGCTTTGCCAAGCTGGAAGTGAGGAGCTCATTACATGGAACTACTTGGTTGACTATTTACGTCTGATGGCTAGgaaggtcttttttttttttttctggaaatATGTGCTTGGTAGGTATACTGTACAATCACATATCATAGTTTAGGAGAATTTGGACGTTTCCGCAGCTGCTTAGACTATATTTGGCCCCTTTTTGTGGTTGAAATCAATTGCCCTTTCAAACTAAATGCTGCTTAGACAATATTTGTTGGCCTTTTCAACCTAAATGCTTGCTGCTTAGACAATATTTGTTTGTTATCATTTGTATTCTCTATCAGATTTTTTCATTTGCCTTTTCAAACTAAATGCTGGTGTTATGTATAATTGGatatcttattagtttttttatGGTATTCTTTGTGGCTTACAGGCTATTGCAGCAATGATGCGTGCACAGGAGGTTGATCCTACAAATCTGGAGGTTCTTCTTGCACTTGGTGTGAGTCACACAAATGGTCAGTATGTACTTACCAtgtatttagaaaatttttacTTTGTGATGAATAGATTTTGCCTAACTAATTGTAGCAATCATTTCCTCATAATTTTGTTgtctatgtgttttatgtgcaGTATAATGTTGAACTGAAGGACCAATTATACACACTAATCCTAAAACTGTAAATGTGATGCTGTAGAATGATATCTAACACACGTCTTTAAAATTCTCAGAACTGGAACAAGCAGCTGCATTGAAGTATTTGTACAGTTGGCTACGCCATCACCCAAAGTATGGAACAGTTGTCCCTCCAAATCAGCCTGATTCTCTCTATTACGGTGATGTAAGGGTTGACATAATTGCTTGTCTCTGCCTGGTCATTGATGAATAACTTGATCTGCTACCTCGTTATAGCGTAGAGATGCAGTCTTAGCACTTTTCCAAGTATACCTGCAAAATAGTCTTCATTTGAGATACTGGTTTGATTGTTCACTCAGGTTGCCACATACTTCAGTGATGCGGCTAGAATGTCACCTGATGATGCTGATGTGCACATTGTACTTGGAGTTTTGTACAACTTATCCAGAGAATATGACAAAGCCATTGAATCCTTTCAGACAGCTTTGAAACTGAAACCACGGGATTACTCACTCTGGAACAAGCTTGGAGCAACACAGGCTAATAGCGTGCAGAGTGCTGATGCTATATTGGCTTACCAACAGGTAACTGTCCGTTCCAGTTCCCTTTTGCTTGTGTTTGTGATGTCAATTGTGACAGTTAAGCTGGGGCTTCAGCATAAAAATACCTAGGTGACAGTGACTCCTCAGATTGGATGTATTAATATTCAATGCATTTTTGAATTTATAGTTCTTATATTATACATATTAGGTTACAGGCATGCGTCATTGAGtattatgcatgaaatgtagtagAGATCTTATTGGCTCTCAAGTTATTGCAGCATTCCGATGGACTGAGATATTGGTGCAAGTATgatgtttttggtcaaaaaGTGCAATACAAATGGATCGTCGTGCTTTCAAATCTGTCATCTTGCTTCTACTGTTTGCTTGAGGGGAGAGTGGAACCTGTAGACTGCATTACTAAGATTTAATTGGTTGTCCtctcccctcccccccccctttccctcgctctctctctctctctctctctatatatatatatatatatatatatatgtatattatggTAATGTATTGGCAAATAAAGGGACGTCATGAATCATACTTTTAGGCTTGGGATGCATATGTTTAGTTTGATGTGGACATCAGGCGTTGCTGGTTCAGAACCATGGTTTATCCTTAAAAATTTCGATGATTTGTTGGTTTACTTGAAATAGCTCTCTCGCTCTTTCTCTCAATGAAATTTCAAACTTCAGGTTTAATCTCTTCTTGACAGGCTCTAGATTTAAAGCCCAACTACGTGCGTGCTTGGGCAAACATGGGAATCAGCTATGCCAACCAGGTAATCTCTTTACCAGTTCATGTTAAGTCTTTTGGTGGTATATAGTTCTGATCTCTTTTTAGGAGCATCACTTTGCTAGCAACATGTGCTTTACTTAGATGTAAGAAAATATTTGGTGCGGCAAGACTCTTTCTGATTATGTATTCAAGTGCAACAAGATGGGAACTGGAATTGTAATGATGCAAAAGgacttttctgtttttttttttttgtttttgtttctgcGCCATttaaagaataaaaaagaaaaaaggaatttgCCTGAGCGCATTTACTTGGAATTACCCCTGTTTCGAGTTgctgattatttttttttgtttgaatcTTCATAACCTGTAGTTTGATCTCTTGTGTTTCCCCACGGTGCATGTGAGGTTGAGTTAGATTCTAGGAAATATGTGGAAGCATTAGACCGTGTTGTTAGTTATATTGCCTTTAGGTAATCTAGAATGTCTGCGTGGTTTTCTTCAGGGCATGTATGAGGAATCCATTCGTTACTATGTCCGGGCTCTCGCAATGAATCCCAAGGCTGATAATGCTTGGCAATATTTGAGAATCTCTTTGAGGTAGGCAGTTTGAGAAACACCCTCTTGTTGTCTCTACTGTACTCAACTTTGAGCTCATATATTCCTTTCGCTTTGCAGCTGTGCCTCACGGAATGATATGCTGGAAGCCTGTGACTCACGAAATCTTGATTTCCTTCAGAAAGAGTTCCCACTTTGAACAACTTAAATTCTTAGCTGCTGGTGTGAAGTATAAGCGGTGAAACTTTCGCTAGTTGGACTTTGTAGCTTCTGCCAACATTGCATGTTTGGAACCTTACAGTCCACAATTCATCGTGTTCTGCTGGCCCAGGAATCCGGGGAGTAAACTATGATTTTGTTTTCGTAAACAGTGTTTTACTTGTCATGGGTTGCGGAATACATGTTGAAGGTATAGTTATTGTACACTAGGAGCATGAATAGAATAAGTAAAGCCGATTGCAAATGCTTTTCAGATTACAAGAACAGTTAGACATATGGAAGCGAAATactgggttttttttttgttttaaaaaaaagaaatcacatTGAGATTGACTGATAAAGCTGCTGTTCTGGGGGCTGATTATGTACTATTTGACACTGTAACTATGAGGTGCTAAATGAGATGGGACACATTCGCAAGCACTTTTTCGAGTTGTCTGGTAACATATCCTCATTTTCTTCCCTTGCTCATTTTGATTGATTATAATATGTTTATTGCCTTTACCACCTGTCTTTTACTCGGATGCTCTCAATCCAGCCAATTCATTTCCGTCTCTTGGATTGGTTAGACTTGCTTGCATCATGGGAACGGGGGCAGctgcatttattttattcccctTGAATTAAAAGCTCTCGATCCACACGAGTCTTGAGCGTACTTGTGTTTCAGCTGTCGATAAATGGAagtttgatatatatatatatatatgtacacttTGATGATTCCTTTGGATTGTATATTCACCATTAGAGTAAAGGATCACAGTTTGTTACTAGTAGTCAAAATGTTTCGGACATGTTAATGCTACTATGAGAGTGATCTGACAGAGAAGCGCTTGTGTCTTTATCTGTATGCTACTCGCAACGCTTGATTGCCCGGTAATTACTGTAGGATGGTCAATTCACCATCATCTCCAGAGGCATGTG
Above is a genomic segment from Coffea eugenioides isolate CCC68of chromosome 5, Ceug_1.0, whole genome shotgun sequence containing:
- the LOC113770353 gene encoding peroxisome biogenesis protein 5; this encodes MAMRELVSGGAACATSGSSSSSNPLGSLANALLGSSSKTQERLREIPTSTAIPSDGSASVGTGEPLSGLPGSELDHLLQPNAQGSEFLRGFRSADQHGLADVWDEIQRPQVNFPPEHMLRQPDTNGPPQRVLSSFLHSFVNSSHGGIPFCPATLPVLGLSAGDKQCIRDRSSIMARHFFADKSEDFINAQVNALLSSLEIDNDIRAPGPAFKRYKELEKYWHETHGMRPGPNPADGWVAEFAQHPVGHGDPSTWVQSFEQEHGANGWASEFEHEHAQLASMDHIRGATMPHLAAMEQTRMLANTLAQNNDPKFQNSKFFQFVSKMSRGEITVEDNQIKPATLSAPGDWATEYQQQYSGGQTWADQFVHEELSKGPNGWVDEFASERGHVDDGWVNEFSKLHVNDWAEEFGRQVGEGTFGDSSADNWASAYDEYLNEQTALKQQSESSRGVYVFSDLNPYVGHPNPLKEGQELFRKGLLSEAVLALEAEVLKNPDNAEGWRLLGIAHAENDDDQQAIAAMMRAQEVDPTNLEVLLALGVSHTNELEQAAALKYLYSWLRHHPKYGTVVPPNQPDSLYYGDVATYFSDAARMSPDDADVHIVLGVLYNLSREYDKAIESFQTALKLKPRDYSLWNKLGATQANSVQSADAILAYQQALDLKPNYVRAWANMGISYANQGMYEESIRYYVRALAMNPKADNAWQYLRISLSCASRNDMLEACDSRNLDFLQKEFPL